One Trichormus variabilis 0441 genomic window, AGTGAACTGCAAATAGAATATATTGTGGTTCGCTAGGATTCTCTTTTTGCTTGTGCATTAGCGAATTAGTTATTGTTCGCAGCCCTTCATTGATTAAATTAAAATGAGAGATTTATAAAATGATACAACTTCAGAAGTCTAGCTTTAAAGAGGATGAAAATCCAATTATAGATACTATTCAATTGAAAGATTTTTTTAAAAAAACAAAACTTGCAGATTTAGTTGTCAGTGGAAGTTTATTAGATTTGGAGTTGGAGAGATATTTAACTAAAGTAAGTAATATCAAACGATTTTACGAAAGATGGAATGCAGATCCAGATTTTCAGCAACAGTTTTCAACATATCCACATCAAACTATAACTGATTATAAGTTACAAATTGATCATGATGATGTTCAGGCATTATTACATCAAATAAACACAAATTATGATAATAATAAAAAATCCATTCCTGTCAATTCAAATATTAATCAAAATTTTTACCAAGAATTAAATTTTAGTACCAATATATTAGAACTTGCTTCCTCTAGTCTTGAACCCCGTTTTCATGCCTGGAGGGAGAGACAAATTGCTCGAACTTTGAGTCAAATGCCTAAGTTAGTGCATGACAAATTGCTGCACGTAACTACAGCTTTTGAACTGAGTATAGGTTGCTCTGTAGGGTGCTGGTTTTGTGCTATTTCTGCGCCACGTCTCGAAGATATTTTTGCCTACAATCAGGAAAATGCAAAACTATGGCATGGAGTGCTAGAGTTACTAAAAAGTATACAGGGACAGGCCGCTAAAGCGGGATTTTGTTACTGGGCAACAGATCCGCTTGATAATCCAGATTATGAAAAATTCTGCCAGGATTTTCATGATGTCTTGGGAATTTTTCCTCAAACTACAACAGCTCTATCCTTAAAAGATCCTAGACGTACACGCGCACTATTAAAGCT contains:
- a CDS encoding radical SAM family RiPP maturation amino acid epimerase; translated protein: MIQLQKSSFKEDENPIIDTIQLKDFFKKTKLADLVVSGSLLDLELERYLTKVSNIKRFYERWNADPDFQQQFSTYPHQTITDYKLQIDHDDVQALLHQINTNYDNNKKSIPVNSNINQNFYQELNFSTNILELASSSLEPRFHAWRERQIARTLSQMPKLVHDKLLHVTTAFELSIGCSVGCWFCAISAPRLEDIFAYNQENAKLWHGVLELLKSIQGQAAKAGFCYWATDPLDNPDYEKFCQDFHDVLGIFPQTTTALSLKDPRRTRALLKLSLQNGIVINRFSILSLKMLDRVHQEFSPEELAFVELVLQNPESKSIKSNSGRAREYNQKNIYKNPEIKNPEKPEDSFQGTSSCVSGFLFNMVKRHVKLISPWNADERWPLGYRVYEEGDFENIDELKILLTGMIERHMALTIRPNDLIRFRPDLKYENLSDGFQVSTKYKKHKFGNAPFIQQLGKMIDKGDKTAAEIAASFNIYGIPSIHIFDSLNLMFREGVLDDES